From a region of the Acinetobacter larvae genome:
- the secE gene encoding preprotein translocase subunit SecE codes for MSNDKSRDALSDAPIPQRNNSAEVVKTGSALDVVLWVVALALLIAASLVNQYLPGYWVPASNIWVRVGVIVACIVVAFGLLYATQQGKGFVRLLGDSRMELRRVTWPTKQETVTTSWQVLLVVIIAALALWGFDHLINWCMKFIIG; via the coding sequence ATGTCGAACGATAAATCGCGTGACGCACTGAGCGACGCGCCAATTCCACAAAGAAATAATTCAGCTGAAGTTGTCAAAACTGGATCGGCTTTAGATGTCGTGCTCTGGGTTGTTGCCTTAGCTTTATTAATTGCTGCATCTCTGGTGAATCAGTATTTACCGGGTTACTGGGTACCTGCGAGTAATATTTGGGTACGCGTTGGCGTAATTGTGGCTTGTATCGTGGTGGCTTTCGGTTTATTATACGCCACCCAGCAAGGTAAGGGCTTTGTGCGTTTACTGGGTGATTCACGTATGGAATTACGTCGAGTTACTTGGCCAACAAAGCAGGAAACAGTAACTACTTCATGGCAAGTGTTATTGGTTGTGATTATTGCAGCACTGGCATTGTGGGGCTTTGATCATCTGATCAACTGGTGCATGAAGTTTATTATCGGGTAA
- the tuf gene encoding elongation factor Tu, with protein sequence MAKAKFERNKPHVNVGTIGHVDHGKTTLTAAIATVCAKTFGGEAKDYAAIDSAPEEKARGITINTSHVEYDSPIRHYAHVDCPGHADYVKNMITGAAQMDGAILVCSATDGPMPQTREHILLSRQVGVPYIIVFLNKCDIVDDEELIELVEMEVRELLSTYNFPGDDTPVIRGSALAALNGEDGQYGVPAVLQLVEALDTYIPEPERAIDKAFLMPIEDVFSISGRGTVVTGRVEAGVVKVGEEVEIVGIKDTVKTTVTGVEMFRKLLDEGRAGENCGILLRGTKREDVQRGQVLAKPGTIKPHTKFDAEVYVLSKDEGGRHTPFLNGYRPQFYFRTTDVTGAIQLQDGVEMVMPGDNVEMSVELIHPIAMDAGLRFAIREGGRTVGAGVVAKVTA encoded by the coding sequence ATGGCTAAAGCCAAGTTTGAACGTAATAAACCACACGTTAACGTGGGTACAATTGGTCACGTTGACCATGGTAAAACAACTTTAACAGCTGCAATTGCGACTGTATGTGCAAAAACTTTCGGTGGTGAAGCGAAAGACTACGCTGCAATTGACTCTGCACCAGAAGAAAAAGCACGTGGTATTACCATTAATACATCTCACGTAGAATATGACTCTCCAATCCGTCACTATGCACACGTAGACTGCCCAGGTCACGCCGACTATGTTAAAAACATGATCACTGGTGCTGCGCAAATGGACGGTGCGATCCTAGTATGTTCAGCAACTGACGGCCCAATGCCACAAACACGTGAGCACATCTTGTTGTCTCGTCAGGTTGGTGTACCTTACATCATCGTATTCCTAAACAAATGCGACATCGTTGATGACGAAGAGTTAATCGAATTAGTAGAAATGGAAGTTCGTGAACTTCTATCTACTTATAACTTCCCTGGTGATGATACGCCTGTAATCCGTGGTTCTGCACTTGCAGCATTGAACGGTGAAGACGGTCAGTACGGTGTACCTGCAGTACTTCAATTGGTTGAAGCACTTGACACTTACATCCCAGAACCAGAACGTGCTATCGACAAAGCATTCTTGATGCCAATCGAAGACGTGTTCTCAATCTCTGGTCGTGGTACAGTTGTAACCGGTCGTGTTGAAGCGGGTGTGGTTAAAGTTGGTGAAGAAGTTGAAATCGTTGGTATCAAAGATACCGTGAAAACAACTGTAACTGGCGTTGAAATGTTCCGTAAGCTTCTAGACGAAGGTCGTGCTGGTGAGAACTGTGGTATCTTGCTACGTGGTACAAAACGTGAAGACGTACAACGTGGTCAAGTACTTGCTAAACCAGGTACCATCAAACCGCATACTAAGTTTGACGCTGAAGTATACGTATTGTCTAAAGACGAAGGTGGTCGTCATACACCATTCTTGAATGGTTACCGTCCACAATTCTATTTCCGTACCACAGACGTAACTGGCGCAATCCAATTACAAGATGGCGTGGAAATGGTAATGCCTGGTGACAACGTAGAAATGTCAGTAGAATTGATCCACCCAATCGCAATGGACGCTGGCTTACGCTTCGCGATCCGTGAAGGTGGTCGTACAGTAGGTGCTGGTGTAGTTGCTAAAGTAACTGCATAA
- the trpE gene encoding anthranilate synthase component I: MTSENQFQQLANAGYNLIPVYRQRLADTDTPLSVFARLKQHEQAYLFESVEGGENWARFSIIGLGESTVFSCNDGVLTVQNQHGVQQQQSCADPFQYIRDFLAQYRVPDASQLPGLPKFTGGLVGYMGYDAVRYIEPRLQKVASEDPVGLPDIWMMLSKTVIVFDNLKDTLFLIVHADSTDPEAYVKAQQQLDQLEQMLDTPVTLQAHQHTAPVFRSLTGQQQYQDSVEQIKEYIRAGDVMQVVPGHRMVSDFDGDPLQVYRALRHLNPSPYLFLVQGKTLVDQKPFHIVGSSPEILSRLEHGIATVRPLAGTRPRGQTLAEDLALEQELLADEKEIAEHLMLIDLGRNDIGRVAKIGKVKVTDQMVIERYSHVMHIVSNVEGEVLDGVDALDVFKATFPAGTLSGAPKIRAMEIIDQVEPVKRGIFGGAVGYLGWHGEMDMSIAIRTCVIRENQVFVQAGAGVVADSNAQSEWNETQIKARAVIKAVELSSNGLVL, from the coding sequence ATGACTAGCGAAAACCAATTTCAACAACTAGCTAATGCTGGCTATAACCTTATTCCAGTGTACCGCCAGCGTTTGGCCGATACCGATACGCCCTTATCGGTATTTGCCCGTTTAAAACAACATGAACAAGCATACTTATTTGAATCTGTAGAAGGCGGAGAAAATTGGGCACGTTTTTCGATTATAGGTTTGGGTGAGTCCACCGTTTTTTCATGCAATGACGGTGTATTAACGGTTCAAAATCAACACGGTGTACAGCAACAGCAGTCTTGTGCTGATCCCTTTCAATATATCCGTGATTTTTTAGCACAATATCGTGTGCCAGATGCCTCACAGCTGCCCGGACTTCCTAAGTTTACTGGTGGGCTGGTAGGGTATATGGGCTACGACGCTGTGCGTTATATTGAGCCACGGTTGCAAAAAGTAGCGAGTGAGGACCCTGTTGGCTTACCTGATATCTGGATGATGCTATCCAAAACAGTTATTGTTTTTGATAATTTAAAAGACACGCTCTTTTTGATTGTGCATGCCGATAGCACGGACCCCGAGGCTTATGTAAAAGCGCAGCAGCAATTAGACCAATTAGAACAAATGTTAGATACGCCTGTGACCTTACAAGCACATCAACATACCGCGCCGGTCTTTCGTTCCTTGACAGGGCAACAGCAATATCAAGACAGTGTTGAACAAATTAAAGAATATATCCGTGCTGGTGATGTGATGCAGGTGGTGCCGGGGCATCGTATGGTTTCCGATTTTGATGGCGATCCATTACAAGTTTATCGTGCATTACGTCATCTCAATCCATCGCCCTATTTGTTTTTGGTGCAAGGAAAAACCTTGGTCGACCAAAAGCCATTTCATATTGTGGGGTCATCACCTGAAATCTTGTCGCGTTTAGAGCATGGTATCGCGACGGTGCGACCTTTGGCAGGGACACGCCCGCGTGGGCAAACGCTGGCTGAGGATTTGGCGCTGGAGCAGGAACTTTTGGCGGATGAAAAAGAAATCGCTGAACATTTAATGCTGATCGATTTGGGGCGCAATGATATCGGTCGAGTGGCAAAAATAGGCAAAGTGAAGGTCACTGATCAAATGGTGATCGAGCGTTATTCGCATGTGATGCATATAGTATCCAATGTTGAAGGCGAAGTTTTGGACGGGGTTGATGCTTTGGATGTTTTTAAAGCAACTTTTCCAGCTGGGACTTTATCGGGCGCACCCAAAATTCGAGCGATGGAAATTATTGACCAAGTTGAACCCGTGAAACGTGGAATTTTTGGTGGCGCTGTTGGTTATTTAGGCTGGCATGGTGAAATGGACATGTCGATCGCTATTCGCACCTGTGTTATTCGCGAAAATCAGGTCTTTGTACAGGCCGGTGCTGGTGTGGTTGCGGACTCAAATGCCCAGTCTGAGTGGAACGAAACACAAATAAAAGCTCGCGCAGTGATCAAAGCGGTTGAATTATCGTCAAACGGCTTAGTTTTATAG
- a CDS encoding phosphoglycolate phosphatase, translated as MDFPILAEKTLILFDLDGTLVDSASDLYRAMNLSLARLHLPSVTEAQVRVWVGKGSKVFCESVLAYLKGTVDAVLLEQLLATFLDIYNAEPCIDTQPFAGVQEFLHAMQQQGKILLCVTNKPEIPARKILQQLGLIHYFADVVGGDRFAVRKPDPKPLLFCMEKYQVQPAATLMVGDSSNDVEAARRAGVDCIVLSYGYNHGEDIRLCQPQWILDQLTELLDEATVSPS; from the coding sequence ATGGATTTTCCTATACTGGCAGAGAAGACGTTAATTTTATTTGATTTAGATGGCACCTTGGTAGATTCAGCAAGTGATTTGTATCGTGCAATGAATTTGAGCCTAGCACGTTTACATTTGCCATCGGTGACTGAAGCGCAAGTGCGTGTTTGGGTCGGTAAAGGGAGTAAGGTGTTTTGTGAAAGTGTTCTGGCGTATTTAAAGGGTACGGTTGACGCAGTCTTGTTGGAACAGTTATTGGCAACCTTTTTGGACATCTATAATGCTGAGCCTTGTATCGACACCCAACCCTTTGCTGGCGTGCAGGAATTTTTGCATGCAATGCAACAGCAAGGAAAAATATTGCTCTGTGTGACCAATAAACCAGAAATACCTGCCCGAAAAATATTGCAACAACTTGGTTTAATACATTATTTTGCAGATGTAGTCGGGGGAGATCGTTTTGCTGTGCGTAAACCAGATCCTAAGCCCTTATTATTTTGTATGGAAAAATACCAAGTACAGCCGGCTGCGACACTCATGGTGGGGGATTCTAGCAATGATGTCGAGGCGGCACGTCGTGCAGGTGTAGATTGTATTGTTTTAAGCTATGGCTATAATCATGGTGAAGACATACGCTTATGTCAGCCGCAATGGATACTCGATCAACTTACAGAACTGTTGGATGAGGCTACAGTCTCACCATCATAA
- a CDS encoding FHA domain-containing protein: MTWKLQAISDELAGADLIIDRDMLVGRHQDADVLLQSAAISRRHAAFLLKEQQLYLQDLNSSNGTFVNAVRIQTETQLHANDKIQFANIEFVVLQQPHESIQNAETTANTESTANTEAALQSTAVQNSAEEQLTLNEQKVLAEQKTPENQQNSEEQKPVDQGMPSLAERAADITLGRDGMPQQVAIPKPAPIPEGVDLTAVQQKAEPEKVAIETPPSAVEQQLEQKKNVSVGLLTVIVLVIIAVLAWWFLQ; this comes from the coding sequence ATGACTTGGAAATTACAAGCTATTAGCGATGAATTGGCTGGCGCTGATTTGATCATTGATCGAGATATGTTGGTTGGGCGACATCAAGACGCAGATGTTCTGTTGCAGTCTGCGGCAATTTCACGTCGTCATGCAGCATTTTTATTGAAAGAGCAGCAACTTTATCTACAAGATCTAAACTCCTCTAATGGAACTTTTGTCAATGCAGTGCGTATTCAAACTGAAACGCAGCTACACGCAAATGACAAAATTCAATTTGCCAATATTGAATTTGTGGTATTACAACAGCCGCATGAATCGATACAAAACGCAGAAACTACAGCAAATACAGAAAGCACAGCAAATACAGAGGCAGCGCTGCAAAGCACTGCAGTACAAAATAGTGCAGAAGAACAACTGACGCTCAATGAACAAAAGGTTCTGGCAGAACAGAAGACACCTGAAAACCAGCAGAATAGTGAAGAGCAAAAGCCAGTAGATCAGGGTATGCCAAGTTTGGCAGAACGGGCAGCAGATATTACGCTGGGGCGTGACGGTATGCCACAGCAGGTTGCGATTCCTAAGCCGGCACCGATCCCCGAAGGTGTTGACTTAACTGCCGTGCAGCAAAAGGCAGAACCCGAAAAAGTCGCCATTGAAACACCCCCATCAGCGGTTGAGCAACAGCTAGAACAAAAGAAAAATGTGTCTGTGGGGCTATTAACAGTCATTGTATTGGTCATTATTGCTGTACTGGCCTGGTGGTTTTTGCAGTAA
- the gspD gene encoding type II secretion system secretin GspD, with protein sequence MTFLNQHRPFWSFAVAAPVCMLIATAAQAQTWKINLRDADLTAFINEVADITGKNFTVDPRVRGNVTVISNKPLNKNEVYDLFLGVLNVNGVVAIPSGNTVRIVPDSNAKNAGMAYDARNQARGDQIVTRVIWLDNTNPNDLVPALKPLLPQFAHLAAVPGTNALIVSDRASNIYQLDTIIRNLDGTGQNDIEAIGLQSSQAEEIIGLLEAMSSTGSAKDLAGARVRILADIRTNRILLKGDPNSRKRIRQTIEMLDVPSADRLGGLKVYKLRYANAENLSKILQGLVTGQAVNNDSNNSASSTGSNHSNNINQLIQNMGNSNSSGSNSSNISTPAISLNSNSQNNSQNSINSFNANGVSIIADKEQNALVVKAEPQLMREIDAAIQQLDIRRQQVLIEAAIIEVSGNDADQLGVQWALGDISSGIGLLNFSNVGASLTSLAAGYLSGGKSGLAGALANNPNGAPGTVIGVGKYTEGADGSRKLYGALIQALKANTKSNLLSTPSIVTMDNEEAYIVVGQNVPFMTGSVASSATGVNPYTTVERKDVGVTLKVVPHIGEGGAIRLEVQQEVSAVQANKGQAADLITSKRAIKTSVLADHGQTVVLGGLMSDSSMQSREAVPFLGAIPGLGRLFRSDNKSADKTNLLVFIHPTIVADSEDMRRLGQRRYEQLYSLQLAMDKDGSFSKLPEQLDDIYQPRLPINTPSKPAQATPYQQLPSGGATAVPAATAPVVTPAATQP encoded by the coding sequence ATGACTTTTTTGAATCAACATCGTCCATTCTGGTCTTTTGCGGTTGCTGCGCCAGTTTGTATGCTTATCGCAACAGCAGCTCAAGCGCAAACATGGAAAATTAACTTACGTGATGCTGATTTAACTGCATTTATTAATGAAGTCGCAGATATTACCGGTAAGAACTTTACTGTAGATCCTCGTGTTCGAGGGAATGTTACAGTTATTTCGAATAAGCCGCTCAATAAAAATGAAGTCTATGATTTATTTCTGGGTGTGTTAAATGTGAATGGGGTGGTGGCGATTCCTTCAGGCAACACGGTGCGTATTGTTCCAGATAGTAATGCTAAAAATGCAGGTATGGCATATGATGCGCGTAATCAGGCACGAGGTGATCAAATTGTTACGCGGGTGATTTGGTTGGATAATACCAATCCCAATGATTTGGTGCCTGCGCTAAAACCGTTGTTACCGCAATTTGCACATTTGGCCGCCGTTCCTGGGACCAATGCCTTAATTGTATCGGACCGCGCCAGTAATATTTACCAGCTCGATACGATTATTCGAAACTTAGATGGTACTGGGCAAAATGATATAGAGGCGATTGGTTTACAGTCTAGTCAAGCAGAAGAAATCATTGGTTTATTAGAAGCAATGTCTTCGACGGGCTCAGCCAAAGATTTGGCGGGTGCGCGGGTTAGAATTTTGGCGGATATACGGACCAATCGGATTTTACTCAAAGGTGATCCGAATAGCCGGAAACGAATTCGGCAAACGATTGAAATGCTTGATGTACCATCCGCAGATCGTTTGGGTGGCTTAAAGGTTTATAAACTACGTTATGCCAATGCAGAAAATCTATCCAAGATTTTACAAGGGCTGGTGACTGGGCAGGCTGTAAATAACGACAGCAACAATAGCGCGAGCAGCACTGGCTCAAATCATAGTAATAATATTAACCAGCTCATTCAGAATATGGGCAATAGCAACAGTAGCGGCAGTAACAGCAGCAATATTAGTACACCCGCGATTAGTTTAAATAGTAATAGTCAGAACAATAGTCAAAATAGCATCAATAGTTTTAATGCCAATGGTGTGAGTATTATTGCAGATAAAGAACAAAATGCTTTGGTGGTCAAAGCTGAGCCACAATTGATGCGCGAAATTGACGCGGCGATCCAACAGCTCGATATACGACGTCAGCAAGTTTTAATTGAGGCAGCGATTATTGAAGTCAGCGGCAATGATGCAGATCAATTGGGGGTGCAATGGGCGCTGGGTGATATTAGTAGCGGTATCGGTTTACTGAACTTCTCTAATGTAGGTGCTAGCCTAACCAGTTTGGCGGCAGGATATTTAAGCGGTGGAAAGTCCGGTCTGGCTGGGGCTTTGGCAAATAATCCCAATGGCGCGCCTGGTACTGTGATTGGGGTCGGTAAATATACTGAAGGCGCGGATGGATCCCGTAAACTTTATGGTGCCTTGATCCAAGCACTGAAAGCCAATACTAAGTCCAATTTATTATCGACACCATCGATTGTGACCATGGACAATGAAGAAGCCTATATTGTGGTGGGGCAGAATGTACCGTTTATGACCGGATCGGTGGCTTCAAGTGCTACTGGTGTGAACCCTTATACCACGGTAGAGCGTAAAGATGTCGGGGTGACCCTCAAGGTCGTTCCACATATTGGTGAGGGCGGTGCGATCCGTTTGGAAGTGCAGCAAGAAGTCTCTGCGGTACAGGCCAATAAAGGTCAAGCTGCCGACTTGATTACCAGTAAGCGTGCCATTAAAACGTCGGTGTTGGCAGATCATGGTCAAACCGTGGTATTGGGTGGTTTAATGAGTGATAGCAGTATGCAATCTCGTGAAGCCGTACCGTTCTTGGGTGCAATTCCTGGTTTAGGGCGGTTATTCCGTTCTGACAATAAGTCAGCCGACAAAACCAATTTATTGGTTTTTATTCATCCAACAATTGTCGCTGATAGTGAGGATATGCGCAGATTGGGGCAACGCCGTTATGAACAACTTTATAGTTTGCAATTGGCGATGGATAAAGACGGCAGTTTTTCCAAATTACCCGAACAGTTAGATGATATTTACCAGCCCCGTCTACCGATCAATACACCATCTAAGCCAGCGCAAGCGACACCCTATCAACAGTTACCGTCCGGCGGTGCAACAGCCGTACCCGCTGCTACAGCACCCGTAGTGACACCCGCTGCAACTCAGCCCTGA
- a CDS encoding type II secretion system protein N, whose protein sequence is MSWRHSLRDLSWQRVERIAPVLLAILLLLLCWRLASIFWWFVAPPQFFNSSQVVLGSQQDNIPNISHFSLFYEVGQSQQSDELSGAELQGVMVAQPQHYSSAVIKLEDHAERYRIGESIGDSAYQLAEVYWDHVVLSQGAIRKVLKFNGIDNLDQPLDQNDAELAMTAPQQQRGNNSNSNVLGQAIEQLNNNQAQYLQQMGVNPGEDGYEVTEQTPAALRQKLGLIAGDRILSINGQNVGQGSDAQLLEQAKRTGKVKIDIKRGEQVLSFEQSL, encoded by the coding sequence ATGAGTTGGCGTCATTCATTACGTGATCTTTCTTGGCAACGTGTAGAGCGTATCGCGCCAGTGCTATTGGCAATTTTGCTGTTACTGCTGTGCTGGCGTTTGGCGAGTATCTTTTGGTGGTTTGTTGCACCGCCACAGTTTTTTAATAGCAGCCAAGTCGTATTGGGGTCACAACAAGACAATATTCCAAATATCAGTCACTTCTCTTTATTTTATGAAGTAGGGCAGTCACAACAATCAGATGAGTTATCTGGTGCAGAGTTGCAAGGGGTTATGGTCGCGCAGCCACAACATTATTCTTCTGCGGTGATTAAACTTGAAGATCATGCTGAGCGCTATCGTATCGGTGAGTCGATAGGAGATAGTGCATACCAATTGGCAGAAGTGTATTGGGATCATGTTGTACTCAGCCAAGGTGCTATACGTAAAGTACTCAAATTTAATGGCATTGATAATCTAGATCAGCCTTTAGACCAGAATGATGCGGAGCTCGCCATGACTGCACCACAGCAACAGCGCGGCAATAATTCCAATAGCAATGTTTTGGGGCAAGCGATAGAACAGCTCAATAACAACCAAGCGCAGTATTTACAGCAAATGGGCGTTAATCCTGGTGAAGATGGCTATGAAGTTACCGAACAAACTCCCGCTGCATTACGTCAGAAATTGGGTTTAATTGCTGGTGATCGAATATTGTCTATTAATGGTCAGAATGTGGGGCAAGGTTCTGATGCGCAGTTATTAGAACAAGCGAAACGTACAGGAAAGGTCAAAATTGATATCAAAAGAGGTGAACAAGTGCTAAGTTTCGAGCAGAGCTTGTGA
- the gspN gene encoding type II secretion system protein N yields MNKKTKQMMWCGGAVSAFLFFVLLQVPASWLMNKFYNDQHLFENVSGNIWQGQADWQKGQLNGSISWKIRPLDLFLLRFAADIQLNSHQSNAAGIVGYTLNQTLKLKQLKASISPETLAQMSEWQWPANAIQLQDVQFDFKKGQGFSHVAGDLQWGGGELLYQFSQREDRMNVPALQAQLQDQEGKLLIPVVDRRQQKMANLAIDPTLMLDVQLSQRLLMNVASYQGKAGLDSMVLSSRQPLLQGGQE; encoded by the coding sequence ATGAATAAAAAAACCAAGCAAATGATGTGGTGCGGCGGTGCAGTAAGCGCTTTTTTATTTTTTGTTTTACTGCAAGTTCCAGCATCTTGGTTGATGAATAAATTTTATAATGACCAGCATCTGTTTGAAAATGTCAGTGGTAATATTTGGCAAGGACAAGCTGATTGGCAAAAAGGGCAATTAAATGGCAGCATCAGTTGGAAAATTCGCCCGCTCGATTTATTTTTATTGCGCTTTGCCGCAGATATTCAGCTCAATAGTCATCAGAGTAATGCCGCGGGCATTGTTGGCTATACGCTTAATCAAACATTAAAACTTAAACAACTTAAGGCTAGTATATCACCTGAAACTTTGGCGCAAATGTCAGAGTGGCAGTGGCCCGCAAATGCTATTCAGCTGCAGGATGTGCAGTTTGATTTTAAAAAAGGACAGGGATTTAGTCATGTGGCTGGTGATTTGCAATGGGGTGGGGGCGAATTACTGTACCAGTTTTCGCAACGTGAAGACCGTATGAATGTTCCTGCTTTACAAGCTCAATTACAAGATCAAGAAGGCAAATTATTGATTCCTGTTGTAGATCGCCGTCAGCAAAAAATGGCGAATTTAGCGATTGATCCGACCCTTATGCTCGATGTCCAGTTGAGTCAGCGTTTATTGATGAATGTTGCATCTTATCAAGGTAAAGCTGGGCTCGATAGTATGGTCTTGAGTTCGCGACAACCCTTGTTGCAAGGGGGGCAAGAATGA
- a CDS encoding H-NS histone family protein: MMPDISTLTVEQLKRLTAEAEALIESKKDEEVEAAYNQIVEIAEKAGLSLEQFIEYGAQKRKKHTRKAVEPRYRNKSNPSETWTGRGKQPRWLVAEIEKGAKLEDFLI; the protein is encoded by the coding sequence ATGATGCCTGATATTAGTACGCTAACAGTTGAGCAGTTAAAACGTCTGACTGCTGAAGCTGAAGCTTTAATTGAAAGTAAAAAGGATGAAGAAGTCGAAGCTGCATATAATCAAATTGTAGAGATAGCGGAGAAGGCTGGTTTAAGCCTTGAGCAATTCATTGAATATGGTGCACAGAAACGTAAAAAACATACACGTAAAGCTGTAGAGCCACGTTATCGTAATAAAAGCAATCCTTCAGAAACTTGGACTGGTCGTGGTAAACAACCACGTTGGTTAGTTGCTGAGATTGAAAAAGGTGCCAAACTAGAAGACTTCCTTATCTAG
- a CDS encoding acyl-CoA thioesterase, whose translation MSIDALSDYPVIHYQSVAWGDMDAFGHVNNVLYYRYIESARIAYFDRLKVFQQGILSVVASSQCHYLKPVFYPDVLRVAARVDEMRNSAIRMHYLLFSEQQNEIVAKAEAVIVFVDNVQMKKTLIPEDIRNSIISLESSVDHILNRAINIK comes from the coding sequence ATGTCTATTGATGCATTAAGCGACTATCCAGTAATCCACTACCAATCGGTTGCTTGGGGAGACATGGATGCTTTCGGTCATGTGAATAATGTACTTTATTATCGGTATATAGAAAGTGCACGAATTGCTTATTTTGATCGTTTAAAGGTCTTTCAGCAAGGCATATTAAGTGTTGTGGCATCGAGCCAATGCCACTATTTAAAACCAGTGTTTTATCCAGATGTTTTACGTGTTGCTGCGCGCGTAGATGAAATGAGAAATAGTGCGATTCGTATGCATTATTTACTATTTAGTGAGCAGCAAAATGAAATAGTTGCTAAAGCTGAAGCAGTTATAGTATTTGTTGATAATGTGCAGATGAAAAAAACATTAATACCGGAGGACATACGCAATAGTATTATTTCTCTAGAATCAAGTGTTGACCACATATTGAATCGTGCAATAAATATAAAATAA
- a CDS encoding uroporphyrinogen-III synthase — protein MLFINTRPHDRAQPLSTALEQAAIQVFDYPLLVLTAKPLTAQLKQHYAQLPQIQAIVVVSPTAVEIGMRYLQACKVELSTLRHVQWIAVGKTTAQALAHYGIDALVPTLESSEGMLQLPLFQQDLQRIAFWRGEGGRQFMMQHCQQQGMTIFNFILYVRALPMSAQQNLPRLLQQMQQSRAVVVAISSEASWNYWSDLMQQDHLRLWQACHYLVLGPRLYHRLISDRTNLQCDYTVTELADLSTSSIVQTIQGLSQFLRNV, from the coding sequence ATGCTCTTTATCAATACTCGCCCGCATGATCGGGCACAGCCGCTCAGCACAGCACTTGAACAGGCAGCTATTCAGGTGTTTGATTATCCTTTATTGGTGTTGACGGCAAAACCCTTGACGGCGCAGCTCAAGCAGCACTATGCACAATTGCCTCAGATACAGGCTATTGTTGTGGTCAGTCCGACTGCAGTTGAGATCGGTATGCGGTATTTGCAAGCATGTAAGGTTGAGTTGTCTACTTTGCGGCATGTGCAATGGATTGCTGTTGGAAAGACGACAGCGCAGGCATTGGCGCATTATGGTATTGATGCGCTGGTACCAACATTAGAAAGCTCTGAAGGCATGTTGCAATTACCCTTATTTCAACAAGATTTACAGCGTATCGCATTTTGGCGTGGTGAAGGTGGACGTCAATTTATGATGCAGCACTGCCAACAACAGGGCATGACAATATTCAATTTCATATTATATGTGCGAGCATTACCAATGAGCGCACAACAAAATCTACCAAGATTACTGCAACAAATGCAGCAATCTCGTGCTGTTGTTGTGGCTATCAGCAGTGAGGCGAGCTGGAATTATTGGAGTGATCTAATGCAGCAGGATCATCTGCGATTATGGCAAGCTTGTCATTATTTGGTATTAGGACCACGCTTGTATCATCGATTAATCAGTGATAGAACAAATTTACAGTGTGACTATACCGTAACTGAGCTGGCTGATTTATCGACCAGCTCGATTGTCCAGACTATTCAAGGATTATCACAGTTCCTAAGGAATGTATGA